In the Rhododendron vialii isolate Sample 1 chromosome 2a, ASM3025357v1 genome, ATTCGGACGAGTTGAATAGTTTTGCCTCGAATGCATTTCTCACTATAGTCTTGGATCTCCACTGGCTGTTCCTCGAGAGTGACGTCCTCGTTGAGTTCGATGTTTTCCCAATTGATGATGTGGGAAGGGTGTGTTAAGTACTTTCGGAGCATTGACACGTGGAACACGTTGTGAACTCAATCCAGTTGTGGCGGTAGTGCCAGGCGATACGCCACTTCTCCAATTTTCTCGAGGATCTCAAAAGGTCCAATGTAGCGTGGTGAcagctttcctttctttccaaatCGGATAACTCCTTTTCGTGGTCTGATCTTTAAGAACACATGTTCTCCAACCAGAAAAGTCAATGGTCTGGTCCTTTTGTCGGCGTAACTCTTCTGGTGGCTCTGCGCGGCCAGGAGCTGTTGGCGAATAGTTTTGAACTTTTCTGTTGTCTCCTGGACTAGCTCGGGTCCTAGTAAGCTTGCTTCTCCCAATTCAGCCCAACAAACTGGCGATCGACAAGGTCGCCCATACAGAGCTTCCTATGGTGCCATGTCTATGCTAGATTGATAGCTGTTGTTATAGGCGAACTCAACTAGGGGTAGGTGTCGTTCCCAACTTCCCTTAAAGTCCAAAGCACAGGCACGAAGCATGTCTTCTAAGATTTGGATGGTTCTTTCGGATTGTCCGTCCGTCTGTGAGTGGAATGCGGTGCTGAGACACAAGTCggttcccaatgctttctgtaGGCTATTCCAAAAGGTTGACGTGAATCGTGAATCTCGATCACTTACAATGGATAAGGGTACACCGTGTAATCGCACGATTTCTCGGATGTAGAGCCTGCTGAGAGAGTCCATTGAATCCGTCATCTTCATGGGTAAAAAGTGGGCGGATTTGGTTAAACGGTTGACTATCACCTAAATGGCGGTGTTTGATTGCGGAGACCTAGGTAATcctgtcacaaaatccatggCGATATGTTCCCACTTCCATCGGGGTATAGGCAAGGGTTGCAGGGTTCCACCAGGCTTCTGGTGTTTCGCTTTTACTTGTTGACAGGTGAGGCATGTTGAAACATATTTGGCCACGTCCTTCTTGATTCCAGCCCACCAGTACTGTCGGCGGAGGTCTTGGTACATCTTGGTGCTCCCTGGGTGGACGGCGAAATTGGAATGGTGGAATTCCTTAAGTACTGCTTCCCGGAGGGTACCGATGTCTGGTACAAAGATTCTTCCCTGGAAGCGGAGGCTCTTATCAGCGTGGATCTCCCACCCGGTTGCTGTTGTTCCAATTGAGAGTTGATGCCGAATGAAGTCGCATTCTTGTTCAAAGGTTTGGGCTAAAAGAATTTCTCGGTGCAAGGCTGGAGTTGCGACTATGGTGAAGAGACACGCGTCAATGCCTTCTGCGGTTGGTTGCAGTTTGAAGCCGTTAAGGTCCTCCATCATTTTCCACTCTCTTATGGCTAAACTAGCCACTTGTTCTCGGTTCTTGCGACTCAGCGCATCAGCGACTACGTTTGCCTTTCTAGGATGATAGGACATGGTGAAGTTGaaatcctccaagtattccaccCATCTCCTTTGTCTTATGTTTAGCTCTTTTTGGGTAAacaagtatttcaaacttttgtggtccGTAAATACCTCGAACTGCTCTCCGTATAGATAGTGTCACCAAGACTTTAGGGCGAATACCACTGCTGCCAGTTCCAAATCGTGAGTTGGATGGTTCCTTTCATGCGGTCTCAACTGTCGGGATCCGTAAGCAACtacttttccattttgcatgagtACAGCTCTCAATCCATCTCTGGATGAGTCGCAGTacacggtataccctgtgtctCATTCAGGTATGATCAATATAGGAGCGCTAGTCAGCATCTTCTTAAGTTCTTGGAAGGATCTCTCACATGATTCGTTCCATTCAAACTTAACCCCTTTTTGGGTCAATCGCGTCAATGGTTTTCCCAAGATGGAGAAATCCTGAATGAATCTTCTGTAGTAGCCAGCTAATCCCAAGAAACTTCTAATCTCGAATACCGTAGAAGGTCTTTTCCAGTCCATGACTGCTTCTACTTTGCTGTCGCCGACTGAGATTCCTTTCTCTGACACTACGTGTCCCagaatttgacttctttcatccaGAATTCGCACTTGCTGGCCTTCGCATACAAATGATTGTCTCGAAGTACTTGGagaacaattctcaagtggTCTTCGTGTTCTTTCTCCGTTGGAGAGTATACAAAGATGTCATCGatgaacactaccacaaatTTGTCCAAGTACGGCGTGAAAATTTGGTTCATCAGGCACATGAAAACAGCAGGAGCATTAGTTAGACACAACGGCATGACTATGAACTCGTAGCGTCTGTAACGCGTGCGGAACGCCATCTTGAGTATGTCGCAATCCCGAATTCACAATTGGTGATATCCAGATCTCAGATCAATCTTTGAGAAACAAGTCGACCCTCTCAGTTGGTCGAACAAGTCGTCTATTCTCGGTAGAGGATATCGGTTCTTGATGGAGACTTTGTTGAGTTGGCAGTAGTCGATACAGAGTCGGagtgtttcttctttctttttgacgaaTAGCGCTGGAGCTCCCCATGGTGAGGTACTAGGTCGGATAAAACCCTTCTTTAAGAGTTCCTGCAGTTGTGTTTTCAACTCTTATAGCTCTGTTGGAGCCATTCGATACGGGGCCATTGAGATTGGGGCCGTGCCAAGTTGTAGCTCGATGGTGAAATCCAATTCTCTTGGCGGCGGTAATCCCGGTAATTCCTCTAGAAATACGTCATCGTACTCGCAGACAACGTGAGGGAGGCCCAACTCAATTCGGTCCATTTCCTCCAATGTGAGACTCGCTAACCATCCAGCAAGCTTCCTATGCCAGTTCGTTTTGTATGCGTGGGGTGTAAAAGGGTCTTGTCTATCCCCTTTAAACTTGAAACTCGTCCCATCTGGTGAATAGACTGTCACCATCTTtcgatggcagtctatgacagCTCGGTGCGCAGTCAACCAGTCCATCCCGAGTATGACGTCAAAGTCCGTCATTTCGATTACTCGTAAGTCGCATGTTAACCGCAAGTTCGATACTTCTAGTTCGCACCCTTTACAAATTAGTACTACTGAAATCTTACCCCCTAATGGTGAGGTCACATGCATAGTTGTCTTTAGAGATTCAGTTTCTAATCCAAGTGTAGATACACATGCGTCAGATATGAATGATTGCGaagctccagaatcaaatagtGCTTGAACGCATGTAGTATAAAGAGTGAGGGTACCTTGGATTACTGCAGGGTCCATCTCCTCTTCTGTTCCTTGCAGTGCAAACACTCTTCCAGCATTGGGCTGGATTTGCCCGTTTGATCCTCTGTTCTGAAAAGGGCGAGTTGGCGGTTGGTTCCACCCACCACGAGGCTGGTTCTGTCCTCCGGGTTGGTTACCATTCCAAACCGGCCTAGCTTAAttctgattctgatttccaAGTCCTTTAGTCCTGACCTGATTTTGCGGCGGTCCTCCATAGTTTCCAGCGCCATTCAACCTATGACAATTCCTCTTGATATGTCCCTCCTCCAGGCAGTAATAACAGCGGTTGTCTAGATTTTGATTCTAGGGAAGGGGGTTGCGGATTGGTCCAAGATTAGGGTTTAGGCCTCGGTTCGGTGCTTGGATCTGGTtcggattagggttagggtttcgattgAACCTTGGATTAGGGTTTCTCTAAGCTGGGTTGGGTTGTATCGGTTGCCGGTGAGGGTAGTTTTGGTGGTAGGGTTGAGAGGTTAGGGTACCCCGGTTGGTAGGGTTGGTGCGGATAGGTCCTCCAACTGTAGGTATTGCCTTCTTTTGCTCACGACTCGTCTTGAAATCCacgttttctctctccatcttaaGTGCTCATTGCACCACTTGTGAGTAGGTGGGAAGTGTCTGTGCCATCACTGTTCGGCGTGTCTCATTGAGTTCCCACTCAAATTTTCTTGCCTTGTCGTCATCAGTAGGTATGATTGTTATGCCATAGCGAGACAGTTCTTCAAATCGTGCTGCGTACTGAGTCACAGTCGTTGTGCCCTGCTCGAGGTTCATGAATTCCAAGGCTAGTGTTTGTTTGACGGGTGTTGGAAAGTACTTGTCAAGGAAAATTTTCTCGAACCTTTCCCAAGTCATTGTTCCAACATCATGGGTGTTCTTCATCAAGTTCCACCAATACTGAGCTTCACCTTGCATCTGATAGGTGGCTAGAACAATTCGATTGTTGGCTTCTTGAATATCTAGGGTTTCAagaattttcttgatttcttccaACCAGGCTTCCGCAGCTGTGGGGTTAGGTTCTCCTTAAAAGTAGGGAGGGCGACGCTTGTAGAATTCATTCAGTGCCTGACTTCTAGTCATTGGTCCTCGAGGTATGTGCGGGGCTCCACGTTGATTCTAGTTATTTGCAGTCACAGCGGTAATGAATGCTTGCATGAGTTGGACTAGTTCGGTAGTCCCAATTTGGTTGTTGAGTTGAGGACTTGAGGGGCTCCATTTTGTCCATTGTTTTGCTCGTTATTCTGGTTGTCTCTCGTTTACTCCATCTAGATATCGTTATGTTATAATTTAGTAAGAGGAGTTCATTATGAgaacatatatatttgtatatatttatTAAATACATGGAAACAGAATATCAtaaggaactttttttttattaacaaaacgAATCAAACACATCAATCATGTCAAAATATACTACTTAGATGTGTAGCTACTAAAAGTCAAGATAATTCCTACTACCACAATTGTTCTCCTAGGAAGAAACAAAACatagaataaaataaataaataaaaatgctgCACATAAATAACTAGTAGGTGCTAAAGAAATCGATTAATCGAAAAGCATTGAAAAATGCTCTCCTAGAAGATTCTACTTTTCGATGGTGTCCTCTGTGAGCCTGTAGCAACACCATGTTACTCGCCATAGTGGTTCCTGCTGGTTGGGGTTTGGATAGTTATAAGGTTCTAGGCGGATGGGTATCTCTGCATAGGTGATGTGATCGGTGAAGTAGGCATTCTCTGTAATGATACGATGTTCCTGCTCGGGGTGGGACCTTGCGACTCGTGAATAATGGATGCGGTCGGTATAGTGTTCTCGAAATCCTTGAGGTACAGCGATGAGATAGTATCCATTATAACATGGGGCTTAGATCTTCACTGGCCCTAGGTAAGCTAATTGTGCCCTGATCTTAAATGGGCAAGGGTATAGCGGTTCCAGCTGTATATAGACCCAAGTGTTTGGACCATAGTCAGAATGATGTCCTACCCATGGAATTCCTGCGGGTCGAGCCATCTTAGGACGAGGTGGAGGGTCAGCATCTATGACTTCACATTCACTGTCTGATTCTTCCATTGGTACGGGAACTGGAAAGGGTAGAGGTTCCTGCATTTCGAGCCGTTGGCTAGTCAGCCACCACTGCAGCTCGGCATCCATATCTCTTGGTGCATCTATGGGTAAGAGCCAGCCATAATCATCCATCTCCAGTTTTGCCAAAAATCCATCTTCACTGTCAGTGCTGTTTTCTGCATTTTCTTCTAATTCCGGCTCAGCATTGTCAATCTCTTCATCCTGGTTTTGTCCTTCCTCTGGTACTATTGGCTCCTCATGCTCTGGCTGCCAGGGGCCCAAACGGTAGTCGTGGTCTAATCCTGGAAATGGAGGCTCTTCTGGGTCTTCTTCCTCCTCGAGGGGTTCTTCGGGATCCTTCTTGCTCAGGGGGTTCCTCGGGATCTCCCTCTTCCTCAGGGGGTTCTTCAGGATTCCCTCGCGGTCCCACTTGTACTCCGAGGATGTAGGTTAGTATGTCTCGTATCTCGTGGTCTTCAACGGTGGAGCGGGTGATGGCGTCGGCGAGAGCTGAAATCCTTCGGTGAGCCTATCTCATCCGATAGAGGGTAGGGAACATTCCTGCTAAATAATCATCTCCCATCGGAAAAATCTGGGGTGGCTGTCATGAATGCCCTTAGGTTTTCTACTTCTGCAGTTAGCTGGGCCATCTTATCCTCCTCCTGAATATTGGGAGGGTTATGGTTCCGGTCTGGGGTGGGAATCAGAGGCTGGTTATCCATATTCCTATAATGTGAGTAATAGGGTTCGCTCTTGATATCAAAGCCAGGTATGCTTTCTAGAATGTCACGGATTTCCTTCTCGAGATTAGCCCTTCTCCATGGGCTTGGATACTGAGCCGTGTATACTTCCCTCTGGTTTGGCAGATTCGCCATCAGTTGCTAATACTGAGCATACATAATTGGGAACTCAGTAGGTACGTAAGGGTCTCGGAAAGAGAAGTCGGATCCTACGGTGTTTTCTAAGAAGTCCTGCAATCTGCTCCATTCATCGACTAGTTAGACCAGCTCACTTTAAGGATTctgtgtctcttcttgattttctgcaaaatttgacacggaagccaggcaatccgtacctgagtgatagagttcaccccatagtataatccaacccaactacccccctTACTTTATAGttaacaagcaacaagataataataatgcgaaaagcagaataaggatttacaaataccaatttattactattcattattctaatgtgaaatctaagatccctccgtgagatctttcctcccccaaccgttacccatgctcggtcccatgaggttatttccctttgctgtcgcagatacacctaagttataaaTCGAGTGTGCACTCCAATAACTACAataaggggaaagcttatcatgcctgaatcacaactagagttcgcctatcttatataccacttcacaattaTCACGGGactcccgccagtctatcaattcatcactggacacccgccagtttcaatctaatcacatctcaaaatcacgcctgcaggcaatctaaaaataaaactttccaattcatccattatctagcatcgtctaggtgaattctactcgcataccactccatgtctctagggtccaatctagtattcaaatcaagtaatagtgcaatatacaattaaaacgaataataattaaaacaaccTACAAGCAAAATAATCACACAACCTTTTTATGAAtaggccgttgcccttaatctcatatggccaagatgataataagtaagagctttttaaaagaatttaaaaaaaatatttttctaggctttcattaattatttctaagtaattagattaattaaaaactaatttaatgcatcaattaggtaaaaatattaaaataattaacatgaTCTAATTAAGAGTCCtagaggtcctatgcaaccagttgagtatcaaaaTTTGGGTTCGGAGCGTCGCgagattattttaaatgaagAAGTTAAAttaagtggccgaaagtgaagtaaatagataataaataatttactaattaaaatatgttgaggttaacaaagtttcatcttcggaatgtagaaagtttaaataaaattactcgggcattaataataaggtttatatggtcgtaaggtaattttaattggaaacactataaaaataacaataaatagtaatttaaataaaaaatattaatttaacaagatatcatctttgagatgcaaggagtctaggaaaaaattagtttgggtgttaaaacattgtttggaaggtcgcaaagatttttcgtttgtaaactttgatagataactaataaataatttaataaatagataattaaataaataaaatatgatcttaacaagttatgatctttgaggtgtgaaaagtctagaaaaaatagtccgGGTGTCAAAAATCGTGTTCGGGATGTCGAAAAGTCATTTCGAACAAAAACAGATCAAACCGTAAGGTCTGGCCGTTTGACCTTGCGGTGGACCCTCCAGCCGCAACCTTGCGTCTGGTTCTCGCGGCCCGCACCTTGCGGCCGCAAACTCGAGGCTAGATTCgatttttttgctgtttttgcTCGGTTTCGATGCATGGGTCCATTTGGACTATtgggttaagcataaaaacacttaatatacttagaggagtgtttggaatggattataataccttgaatcggatcgaattgatttaaaaccgaaacttgaatttttgggaaGATGACTTCGGTTTCTTTGATCGGGGAACCTTGGGATCgaattggacgatgcttggtgatgctaggagttgtaggaagagtttggaacgatcgaattggatttcggtcgggtcttggtacaaaacccacttttctctctctttctttctctctctaaaactccatggattggagttcgattttctccgatttttctctctct is a window encoding:
- the LOC131317071 gene encoding uncharacterized protein LOC131317071 — encoded protein: MALETMEDRRKIRSGLKDLEIRIRIKLGRFGMNRGSNGQIQPNAGRVFALQGTEEEMDPAVIQGTLTLYTTCVQALFDSGASQSFISDACVSTLGLETESLKTTMHVTSPLGGKISVVLICKGCELEVSNLRLTCDLRVIEMTDFDVILGMDWLTAHRAVIDCHRKMVTVYSPDGTSFKFKGDRQDPFTPHAYKTNWHRKLAGWLASLTLEEMDRIELGLPHVVCEYDDVFLEELPGLPPPRELDFTIELQLGTAPISMAPYRMAPTEL